In Cryptomeria japonica chromosome 10, Sugi_1.0, whole genome shotgun sequence, a genomic segment contains:
- the LOC131068066 gene encoding phosphoenolpyruvate carboxykinase (ATP) 1-like — protein MANNGDFSFANGGLLPNGLAKIQTSYDNGSKRQNGICHDDSAPPVKAQTLDELHSLQKKRSAPTTPIEGAQGAFQIMSEEERRKQQLQSISASLASLTRETGPKVVRGDPSKRMEAAKPTVETPVAVPSANLTTSDSSLKFTHILYNLSPAELYEQAVKYEKGSFITSNGALATLSGAKTGRAPRDKRVVKDENTENELWWGKGSPNIEMDEHTFLVNRERAVDYLNSLEKVFVNDQFLNWDPEHRIKVRIVSARAYHALFMHNMCIRPTAEELEQFGTPDFTIYNAGQFPCNRYTHYMTSSTSIDLNLRRREMVILGTQYAGEMKKGLFGLMHYLMPKKQVLSLHSGCNMGKDGDVALFFGLSGTGKTTLSTDHNRYLIGDDEHCWSENGVSNIEGGCYAKCIDLSREKEPDIWNAIKFGTVLENVVFDEHTREVDYTDKSVTENTRAAYPIEYIPNAKIPCVGPHPRNVILLACDAFGVLPPVSKLSLAQTMYHFISGYTALVAGTEEGIKEPQATFSACFGAAFIMLHPTRYAAMLANKMEKHGTTGWLVNTGWSGGRYGIGQRIKLAYTRKIIDAIHSGSLLKATFTKTGVFGLEIPDAVEGVPSEILNPENTWLDKEGYRDALLKLAGLFKNNFATYANYKIGNDTKLAEEIQAAGPQI, from the exons ATGGCGAATAATGGAGATTTCAGTTTCGCCAACGGTGGCCTGTTACCGAACGGTTTGGCTAAAATCCAAACTAGTTATGATAATGGGAGCAAGAGGCAAAATGGGATCTGCCATGATGACAGTGCTCCGCCTGTGAAGGCCCAGACTCTGGATGAGCTCCATTCATTGCAGAAGAAGAGGTCTGCGCCCACCACGCCTATTGAAGGAGCTCAGGGTGCTTTTCAGATCATGTCCGAGGAAGAGAGGAGAAAACAGCAGCTGCAGTCCATCAG TGCATCACTGGCGTCGCTGACGAGGGAAACAGGTCCCAAGGTTGTACGCGGAGATCCGAGTAAAAGGATGGAGGCTGCCAAGCCTACTGTAGAAACTCCAGTGGCCGTACCCTCGGCCAACCTTACAACTAGTGACAGTTCATTAAAGTTCACGCATATTCTTTACAATCTTTCTCCAGCTG AGCTTTATGAGCAGGCTGTTAAATATGAAAAAGGATCTTTCATTACCTCAAACGGGGCATTGGCCACTCTGTCAGGGGCTAAAACTGGGCGAGCCCCCAGAGATAAACGCGTGGTGAAGGATGAGAACACAGAGAATGAGCTGTGGTGGGGAAA AGGGTCTCCGAATATCGAGATGGACGAGCATACCTTCCTTGTCAATCGAGAGAGGGCGGTGGACTATCTCAACTCTCTGGAGAAG GTATTTGTGAATGACCAGTTCTTGAATTGGGACCCAGAGCACAGAATCAAAGTTAGAATTGTCTCAGCTCGGGCGTATCACGCTCTCTTCATGCATAATAT GTGCATCAGGCCTACAGCAGAAGAGCTGGAGCAGTTTGGCACTCCAGACTTCACAATATACAACGCAGGGCAATTTCCTTGCAACCGTTACACACATTACATGACATCTTCCACCAGCATAGATCTGAATCTGCGCAGAAGAGAAATGGTCATTTTGGGTACCCAATACGCTGGAGAGATGAAGAAGGGTTTGTTtggtcttatgcattatctcatgCCAAAGAAACAAGTGCTTTCCCTCCATTCGGGCTGTAATATGGGAAAAGATGGGGATGTTGCTCTGTTCTTTGGACTATCAG GGACAGGCAAAACCACTTTGTCCACCGATCATAACAGGTACCTGATAGGAGATGATGAGCACTGCTGGAGTGAAAATGGTGTCTCTAACATTGAAGGAGGATGCTATGCAAAATGCATTGATCTGTCAAGGGAAAAGGAGCCTGACATTTGGAATGCCATCAAGTTTGGCACTG TGCTGGaaaatgttgtatttgatgaacaTACCAGAGAAGTGGATTATACCGACAAATCAGTGACAG AGAATACGAGGGCGGCCTATCCCATCGAGTATATTCCCAATGCAAAAATCCCATGTGTGGGCCCACATCCTAGAAATGTGATTTTGCTAGCTTGTGATGCATTCGGTGTCCTACCTCCAGTTAGCAAACTCAGCCTTGCGCAGACAATGTACCATTTTATCAGCGGATACACAGCTCTG GTGGCAGGCACAGAGGAGGGAATAAAGGAGCCACAAGCCACCTTCTCTGCATGTTTTGGTGCAGCCTTCATAATGTTGCACCCCACGCGCTACGCTGCCATGCTTGCCAATAAAATGGAGAAACACGGCACCACAGGTTGGCTTGTCAACACAGGCTGGTCTGGAGGCAG GTATGGCATAGGACAAAGAATAAAACTGGCTTACACAAGGAAGATCATCGATGCGATTCACTCGGGTTCACTTCTGAAAGCCACTTTCACCAAAACCGGTGTATTTGGCCTGGAAATCCCAGATGCAGTGGAGGGTGTTCCTTCTGAAATTCTCAACCCTGAGAACACG TGGCTGGACAAAGAGGGATACAGGGATGCATTACTGAAACTTGCCGGTCTATTCAAAAACAATTTTGCCACTTATGCTAATTATAAAATAGGCAATGACACCAAGCTGGCTGAAGAGATTCAGGCAGCAGGTCCTCAGATCTAA